From a single Papaver somniferum cultivar HN1 unplaced genomic scaffold, ASM357369v1 unplaced-scaffold_19, whole genome shotgun sequence genomic region:
- the LOC113338322 gene encoding uncharacterized protein LOC113338322, which translates to MKDQKNNTVSGLASSSRPLSSTTTTTNRTTGPQPNNNLSVRAGTIRKSNDANSLQHILQNNLLLQRRIKEYILFSRLKSMIPPQPSQEQISVRHEEATEVDMELSEIPSAERDSDEETKSDDEDDLGNISIDYDSDFEKDGDDVESFVPSIKISKIEDLILINTTVLKKVALTSSLFRIFEEENLDIVFENQYRTECNVAHTIQVRIQPEYNIQLLEKRLWMWAGGFL; encoded by the exons ATGAAAGACCAGAAGAACAATACTGTCAGCGGTTTAGCTTCGAGCTCACGGCCGTTGTcgtccaccaccacaacaacaaataGAACAACCGGTCCTCAGCCCAATAATAATCTTTCGGTAAGAGCAGGAACAATAAGGAAGAGCAACGATGCGAATAGCCTTCAACATATTCTTCagaacaatcttcttcttcaacgtcGAATTAAAGAATACATTCTCTTTTCCAGGCTCAAGTCTATGATACCTCCTCAACCCTCTCAAGAACAG ATATCAGTAAGGCATGAAGAAGCAACAGAAGTGGATATGGAGCTTAGTGAGATCCCATCAGCTGAGAGGGATTCTGACGAAGAAACAAAGAGTGATGACGAAGATGATTTAGGAAATATTTCTATCGACTACGACAGTGATTTCGAGAAAGATGGAGATGATGTTGAATCATTTGTGCCATCAATCAAGATAAGTAAAATAGAAGACTTGATACTTATCAATACAACGGTTCTTAAGAAGGTTGCATTAACTTCATCTCTGTTCAGAATTTTTGAAGAGGAAAACCTTGATATAGTGTTTGAGAATCAATATAGAACTGAATGCAATGTTGCTCATACTATTCAAGTAAGAATTCAACCAGAATACAACATTCAACTATTGGAGAAGAGGCTTTGGATGTGGGCAGGAGGATTTTTATGA
- the LOC113338511 gene encoding uncharacterized protein LOC113338511 codes for MELSEILSAERDSDEETKSDDEDDLGNTSIDYDNDHEKHGEEVKSFVPSIKIRFNQNTTFKYWRTGSGCGQEDYYELMDKLFAISPSRSFSVTGSSGKIEVFMYFTIVMKSYQRPLYTMNGITKSIVLMDEEELKEWVAQVELGLLFMFVSMPEGGNDLMQICFRCRNEMEYNVCIG; via the exons ATGGAGCTTAGTGAGATCCTATCAGCTGAGAGGGATTCTGACGAAGAAACAAAGAGTGATGACGAAGATGATTTAGGAAATACTTCAATTGACTACGACAATGATCACGAGAAACATGGAGAAGAAGTTAAATCATTTGTGCCATCGATCAAGATAA GGTTCAACCAGAACACAACATTCAAGTATTGGAGAACAGGCTCCGGATGTGGGCAGGAGGATTATTATGAGCTTATGGATAAACTTTTCGCCATCAGCCCATCACGT TCATTTTCTGTG ACAGGGTCTTCTGGTAAAATTGAAGTATTTAT GTACTTCACTATTGTGATGAAATCTTATCAAAGGCCACTTTATACTATGAATGGGATAACGAAGTCGATTGTGCTAATGGATGAAGAAGAGCTTAAGGAGTGGGTTGCACAGGTCGAGCTTGGTCTTCTCTTTATGTTTGTTTCTATGCCTGAGGGTGGGAACGATCTCATGCAAATATGCTTTAG GTGCAGAAATGAAATGGAATATAATGTTTGTATAGGGTAG